The Nitrospira sp. CR1.1 DNA window CCATGTGCGCGGGATACGCGATCGGCCTCCTGGAGGCCCGTACGCGAGCACCAGGCCGCGGTGTCTATGCCTACTATCCGCCAGGCGCCCACGCATCCAGGATCATGCCGGAGCCTGAGGGCAAACAAAAGAAGACTGCCCGGCGCGCCGAAGGGATCTACGATTATTATCCCGATCCGCAGAGGGCCCGCAGGACGGAAAGACAGAGCCGCCCCGGTATATGGGAAACGATGAGCCGCGAACTCGGGGCCGATACGGACCAAGCCAAAGCAGCCTTGATGCAAGCAGGCTGTTCCCTCATGGTCGAATTTGCAAGCAAGTTGATCCCTGAAATCGCGCGGTCCTTCGGCGTGATCCTTCCCTCTCAGGGGAAGCCGGGAAAGAACGCCCGGGAGCCTTACGGGAAACCTCCACACTCAGAATCCACAGCAGGCAGGGGCGCCCGCCCTTCGGGCGGCGCGGCGTCACCCTTCAGTTGAGACGACCAGAGGAGCCAGAGTGTCGGCGTCGCTGACCAGCGCATCACCACGATGGAATCCCTGGAAACTCGGCGGATTGGGGTGGAAAGAATTCGGACACCGTCTATGGACCGACAGCCAGAAGGATGACATACTCGGCCGTGCGGCTCAATTGGCCTATTACTTCCTCCTGGCGCTCTTTCCTGCGTTACTCTTCCTCACCGCACTGCTAGGCCTTTTTCCGCTTGAACAGGTGTTGCCTGAATTGATGACCTACCTGCGGACGGTATTGCCGGCCGATGCCCTATCGTTATTGCAAAAATATTTGGATAGCGTGGTGACGGGAACCGGGAGCGACATCCTCTCGCTCGGTCTCCTCGGAGCCCTCTGGGCTTCTTCGAGCGGAGTCACAGCCGTCATGGAATCGCTCAACGTCGTGTACGGCGCCCGGGAAAGCCGTCCTTTTTGGAAAGTTCGTCTCGTCGCCACTCTCCTGACGATCGGTCTTGCCGCGTTCATCATCGCCTCCATTACGCTGATCCTCTATGGCGAGCGGATCGGTGCGTGGATTGCGGACATCGTAGGGTTGGGATGGCTGTTCCTGCTCACGTGGACCCTGTTGCAGTGGCCCGTGGCGATTGGGCTGATGTTGCTGGCGCTTGCGATCATTTACGCAGTCTGTCCCGACGTGGAACATGACTGGCGGTGGGTCACACCGGGATCCGTGGTGGCCGTCCTGCTCTGGACGGGGCTGTCAGTAGGCTTTAAAGTCTATGTCGATCATTTCGGCAACTACAACGCGGCCTACGGGTCTATTGCCGGAGTGATCGTTCTCATGTTGTGGCTCTATTTGACGGGAGTGGTGATCTTGCTCGGCGGCGAAATCAACGCGCAGATCGAGGGCGCGGCCTCAGCCTTGCGGTCAACCTCTGATCGATCGCTCCACAAGCCTCCGCGGGCCACCTCCCGCACGGAATGAGACAGAAGGAGACGTCAGGCGTATGAAGCCAGGATCTGTCGAAACCCCAAAGGGAGAGTCCACGCGGGTGCCTCGTCTCGACGGACCAGCCGTTCCGGCGGCCAATCGTCATTTGTGGGAGATTACCCCCATCCGCGATCTCATGTGGCTGGGGGGAATCCTGTTTCTACTCTGGTTCGGCTATTACCTGCGGGGAGTGTTTACCCCTGTACTCATCGCGCTGCTCATGGCGTACCTCGTGAATCCTCTGGTCAGGCGGTCTGAAACAGCCTGGCACATCCCCAGACCCGTGACGATTTCTGTCGTGCTGTTTCTGTCCGCGCTCATGCTGGGCGGCCTCGTGACATGGCTGGGTCCATTACTCGCCGAGCAGGTGCAATCCTTCGCTGAACGGGTGCCTGGTTATCTTCAAAGTATCGCCACACAATACCATGTGACGCTGGGTGATTTTTCGGAACCGCTTTCGAGGATCGCCACCAGTCTCCGTGATGATCCCCTCTCCATTCTGACACCAATCTTCTCCGGTACCGGGCAGGCGTTTGGCGTGCTTGGGGCCGTCATCGGGACGACGGCTGACGTCACCCTGGCGCTGGTCTTGATTCCGATCTATTTCTTTTTTTTCGCCTGGCAGTTTGATAGCGCCCTCGCGCAACTCAGACACTATATCCCGGCCGACTATCGGCCTCGAGCGCGCCACATCGTGCAGAGGATGGATCACGCGGTCAGCGGGTTTTTCCGGGGGCGTTTGACGATCGCCCTGACCTCTGCCGTGCTCTACTCGGCGGGGTGG harbors:
- a CDS encoding AI-2E family transporter, whose protein sequence is MKPGSVETPKGESTRVPRLDGPAVPAANRHLWEITPIRDLMWLGGILFLLWFGYYLRGVFTPVLIALLMAYLVNPLVRRSETAWHIPRPVTISVVLFLSALMLGGLVTWLGPLLAEQVQSFAERVPGYLQSIATQYHVTLGDFSEPLSRIATSLRDDPLSILTPIFSGTGQAFGVLGAVIGTTADVTLALVLIPIYFFFFAWQFDSALAQLRHYIPADYRPRARHIVQRMDHAVSGFFRGRLTIALTSAVLYSAGWALTGIRYWFILGLITGVLTIIPYASLIGWPLAILLKYLDGFTSGAGAFDLMTVVVWPSVAYLVVQFIESWLLTPWVQSQSMEMSAVTVLIVVFIGGALGGFYGLLLAIPIAACIKILLQELVLPQLKRQASALPLSPEQ
- a CDS encoding YihY family inner membrane protein; this translates as MSASLTSASPRWNPWKLGGLGWKEFGHRLWTDSQKDDILGRAAQLAYYFLLALFPALLFLTALLGLFPLEQVLPELMTYLRTVLPADALSLLQKYLDSVVTGTGSDILSLGLLGALWASSSGVTAVMESLNVVYGARESRPFWKVRLVATLLTIGLAAFIIASITLILYGERIGAWIADIVGLGWLFLLTWTLLQWPVAIGLMLLALAIIYAVCPDVEHDWRWVTPGSVVAVLLWTGLSVGFKVYVDHFGNYNAAYGSIAGVIVLMLWLYLTGVVILLGGEINAQIEGAASALRSTSDRSLHKPPRATSRTE